A stretch of Bos taurus isolate L1 Dominette 01449 registration number 42190680 breed Hereford chromosome 5, ARS-UCD2.0, whole genome shotgun sequence DNA encodes these proteins:
- the DDN gene encoding dendrin isoform X2, translated as MLDGQLFSEGPDCPRELQDEESGSCLWVQKSKLLVIEVKTISCHYSRRAPPRQLMDFQASHWLRGPQSRTCGPRPGSPEPPPRRPWASRVLQEATNWRAGPPAEARAREQEKRKAASQEREAKETERKRRKAGGARRSPPGRPRPEPRNALRVAHSAGLPAPSRPERLGSVGRPPRPSAQPQSNPGAAWAGPWGGRRPGPPSYEAHLLLRGAAGMAPRRRWDRPPPYVAPPSYEGPHRTLGTKRGPEPSQARSSSTCAPTRTEGGCAKKRLDPRIYRDVLGAWGLRQGRGLLGGSPGCGTDRPRLESGKGPAEKSLRLAAAGLKSGSDGHPQAKAAGSPGTVPAGSATATPSPPRPTPRSRPHPRGSGEGREGRDQTWLPKRWVPSIKKQPPRHSQTLPRPWAPGGTGWIESLGHRGEAGPETLEGWKATRRPHTLPRSSRGPARGEGVFVIDATCVVIRSQYVPTPRTQHVQLLPAGVPRLVGNAPSQPKPNKEEGEGAAVLPSPCRKLPLSSRPSLQPSEGRGLEAERGKPADSSLEERASRILGLPVGEVNLQDPPTQPGSPEHSALGPAASRGARGAEGSEKVASGTRRAGRGWARAPGPYAGALREAVSRIRRHTAPDSDSDEAAELSVHSSSSDASDTEASGASWRKERTGPPEGGKTAELSGNAREIVGVISKTEEVLYGARDITGTPQGNREQQ; from the exons atgCTGGATGGCCAGCTCTTCTCCGAGGGGCCCGATTGCCCCCGGGAGCTCCAGGATGAGGAGTCTGGCAGCTGCCTCTGGGTGCAGAAATCCAAGCTGCTGGTGATCGAAGTGAAGACTATTTCCTGTCATTATAGTCGCCGCGCCCCTCCTCGACAGCTCATGGACTTCCAGGCCAGCCACTGGCTCCGCGGGCCCCAGAGCCGCAC GTGTGGGCCGCGCCCGGGATCCCCTGAGCCGCCGCCCCGCCGGCCCTGGGCCTCCAGGGTGCTGCAGGAGGCGACCAACTGGCGGGCGGGGCCCCCGGCCGAGGCCCGAGCCCGGgagcaagagaaaaggaaagcgGCGTCGCAGGAGCGGGAGGCCAAGGAGACCGAGCGAAAAAGGCGCAAGGCTGGTGGGGCCCGAAGGAGTCCCCCTGGTCGGCCCCGCCCGGAGCCTCGGAACGCCCTTCGGGTGGCCCACTCTGCAGGGCTCCCAGCTCCCTCAAGGCCCGAGCGCCTGGGGTCGGTGGGGCGACCGCCCCGTCCATCTGCGCAGCCGCAGAGCAATCCTGGGGCGGCGTGGGCGGGGCCCTGGGGCGGTCGGCGGCCAGGGCCCCCCAGCTACGAGGCTCACCTGCTGCTGAGAGGCGCTGCGGGGATGGCCCCGCGACGCCGCTGGGACCGGCCGCCACCCTACGTGGCTCCACCTTCTTACGAGGGCCCCCACAGGACCCTGGGGACTAAGCGAGGCCCCGAGCCCTCGCAGGCGCGCTCCTCTTCAACCTGTGCGCCGACTAGGACAGAGGGAGGGTGCGCAAAGAAGAGGCTAGATCCTCGGATCTACCGGGACGTCCTAGGGGCCTGGGGTCTCCGTCAGGGGCGGGGTCTCTTGGGGGGATCCCCAGGCTGTGGAACAGACAGGCCAAGGCTGGAGTCCGGTAAGGGGCCCGCGGAGAAAAGCCTGAGGCTGGCTGCTGCTGGTCTGAAGAGTGGTAGCGACGGCCATCCCCAAGCTAAAGCCGCTGGGAGCCCAGGCACAGTTCCTGCGGGGTCTGCCACTGCCACCCCTAGCCCCCCGCGTCCCACTCCCAGGTCCAGACCCCATCCCAGAGGCTccggggaagggagggaaggtaGAGACCAGACCTGGCTCCCCAAACGCTGGGTTCCCTCCATTAAAAAGCAGCCGCCCCGGCATAGCCAGACCCTCCCCAGACCCTGGGCTCCAGGAGGCACGGGATGGATAGAGTCCCTGGGTCATAGAGGGGAGGCAGGACCCGAGACCTTAGAGGGTTGGAAGGCGACCCGACGCCCCCACACCCTGCCCCGAAGTTCCCGTGGCCCCGCTCGTGGGGAAGGCGTCTTTGTCATTGATGCCACTTGCGTTGTGATACGCTCCCAGTACGTCCCGACCCCTCGAACCCAGCATGTGCAGCTTTTGCCCGCCGGGGTGCCGCGCCTTGTAGGGAATGCCCCCAGCCAACCGAAACCCAAtaaagaggagggagagggggccGCGGTCCTTCCCTCCCCTTGCCGAAAGCTGCCATTGAGCAGTCGCCCTTCTCTCCAACCCAGTGAGGGACGCGGGCTCGAAGCTGAGCGCGGGAAGCCCGCGGACTCCTCACTGGAGGAGCGCGCCTCCCGCATCTTGGGGCTCCCGGTTGGCGAAGTAAACCTACAGGATCCCCCCACGCAGCCAGGTAGCCCAGAGCACTCAGCCTTAGGCCCAGCGGCTTCGCGGGGAGCGCGCGGTGCCGAGGGATCGGAGAAAGTGGCGTCCGGCACGCGGCGCGCAGGCCGGGGCTGGGCGCGAGCCCCTGGACCCTATGCCGGGGCCCTGCGGGAAGCCGTGTCCCGCATCCGCCGCCACACCGCCCCGGACTCCGACTCAGACGAAGCTGCGGAGCTCAGCGTCCATAGCAGCTCTTCTGATGCGAGCGACACAGAAGCCTCGGGCGCCTCCTGGCGGAAAGAGCGGACCGGGCCCCCGGAAGGCGGAAAGACGGCGGAGCTGAGCGGCAATGCCCGAGAGATTGTAGGTGTCATCAGCAAAACCGAGGAGGTCCTCTACGGGGCGAGGGACATTACGGGGACTCCACAGGGAAATAGGGAGCAACAGTGA
- the DDN gene encoding dendrin, with product MDFQASHWLRGPQSRTCGPRPGSPEPPPRRPWASRVLQEATNWRAGPPAEARAREQEKRKAASQEREAKETERKRRKAGGARRSPPGRPRPEPRNALRVAHSAGLPAPSRPERLGSVGRPPRPSAQPQSNPGAAWAGPWGGRRPGPPSYEAHLLLRGAAGMAPRRRWDRPPPYVAPPSYEGPHRTLGTKRGPEPSQARSSSTCAPTRTEGGCAKKRLDPRIYRDVLGAWGLRQGRGLLGGSPGCGTDRPRLESGKGPAEKSLRLAAAGLKSGSDGHPQAKAAGSPGTVPAGSATATPSPPRPTPRSRPHPRGSGEGREGRDQTWLPKRWVPSIKKQPPRHSQTLPRPWAPGGTGWIESLGHRGEAGPETLEGWKATRRPHTLPRSSRGPARGEGVFVIDATCVVIRSQYVPTPRTQHVQLLPAGVPRLVGNAPSQPKPNKEEGEGAAVLPSPCRKLPLSSRPSLQPSEGRGLEAERGKPADSSLEERASRILGLPVGEVNLQDPPTQPGSPEHSALGPAASRGARGAEGSEKVASGTRRAGRGWARAPGPYAGALREAVSRIRRHTAPDSDSDEAAELSVHSSSSDASDTEASGASWRKERTGPPEGGKTAELSGNAREIES from the exons ATGGACTTCCAGGCCAGCCACTGGCTCCGCGGGCCCCAGAGCCGCAC GTGTGGGCCGCGCCCGGGATCCCCTGAGCCGCCGCCCCGCCGGCCCTGGGCCTCCAGGGTGCTGCAGGAGGCGACCAACTGGCGGGCGGGGCCCCCGGCCGAGGCCCGAGCCCGGgagcaagagaaaaggaaagcgGCGTCGCAGGAGCGGGAGGCCAAGGAGACCGAGCGAAAAAGGCGCAAGGCTGGTGGGGCCCGAAGGAGTCCCCCTGGTCGGCCCCGCCCGGAGCCTCGGAACGCCCTTCGGGTGGCCCACTCTGCAGGGCTCCCAGCTCCCTCAAGGCCCGAGCGCCTGGGGTCGGTGGGGCGACCGCCCCGTCCATCTGCGCAGCCGCAGAGCAATCCTGGGGCGGCGTGGGCGGGGCCCTGGGGCGGTCGGCGGCCAGGGCCCCCCAGCTACGAGGCTCACCTGCTGCTGAGAGGCGCTGCGGGGATGGCCCCGCGACGCCGCTGGGACCGGCCGCCACCCTACGTGGCTCCACCTTCTTACGAGGGCCCCCACAGGACCCTGGGGACTAAGCGAGGCCCCGAGCCCTCGCAGGCGCGCTCCTCTTCAACCTGTGCGCCGACTAGGACAGAGGGAGGGTGCGCAAAGAAGAGGCTAGATCCTCGGATCTACCGGGACGTCCTAGGGGCCTGGGGTCTCCGTCAGGGGCGGGGTCTCTTGGGGGGATCCCCAGGCTGTGGAACAGACAGGCCAAGGCTGGAGTCCGGTAAGGGGCCCGCGGAGAAAAGCCTGAGGCTGGCTGCTGCTGGTCTGAAGAGTGGTAGCGACGGCCATCCCCAAGCTAAAGCCGCTGGGAGCCCAGGCACAGTTCCTGCGGGGTCTGCCACTGCCACCCCTAGCCCCCCGCGTCCCACTCCCAGGTCCAGACCCCATCCCAGAGGCTccggggaagggagggaaggtaGAGACCAGACCTGGCTCCCCAAACGCTGGGTTCCCTCCATTAAAAAGCAGCCGCCCCGGCATAGCCAGACCCTCCCCAGACCCTGGGCTCCAGGAGGCACGGGATGGATAGAGTCCCTGGGTCATAGAGGGGAGGCAGGACCCGAGACCTTAGAGGGTTGGAAGGCGACCCGACGCCCCCACACCCTGCCCCGAAGTTCCCGTGGCCCCGCTCGTGGGGAAGGCGTCTTTGTCATTGATGCCACTTGCGTTGTGATACGCTCCCAGTACGTCCCGACCCCTCGAACCCAGCATGTGCAGCTTTTGCCCGCCGGGGTGCCGCGCCTTGTAGGGAATGCCCCCAGCCAACCGAAACCCAAtaaagaggagggagagggggccGCGGTCCTTCCCTCCCCTTGCCGAAAGCTGCCATTGAGCAGTCGCCCTTCTCTCCAACCCAGTGAGGGACGCGGGCTCGAAGCTGAGCGCGGGAAGCCCGCGGACTCCTCACTGGAGGAGCGCGCCTCCCGCATCTTGGGGCTCCCGGTTGGCGAAGTAAACCTACAGGATCCCCCCACGCAGCCAGGTAGCCCAGAGCACTCAGCCTTAGGCCCAGCGGCTTCGCGGGGAGCGCGCGGTGCCGAGGGATCGGAGAAAGTGGCGTCCGGCACGCGGCGCGCAGGCCGGGGCTGGGCGCGAGCCCCTGGACCCTATGCCGGGGCCCTGCGGGAAGCCGTGTCCCGCATCCGCCGCCACACCGCCCCGGACTCCGACTCAGACGAAGCTGCGGAGCTCAGCGTCCATAGCAGCTCTTCTGATGCGAGCGACACAGAAGCCTCGGGCGCCTCCTGGCGGAAAGAGCGGACCGGGCCCCCGGAAGGCGGAAAGACGGCGGAGCTGAGCGGCAATGCCCGAGAGATT gagagtTGA
- the DDN gene encoding dendrin isoform X3 — protein MMERTDVALCHIPSCLGRRQGLLKPWGSGGTWVEGTIFKQEPSHRYSCRRAPPRQLMDFQASHWLRGPQSRTCGPRPGSPEPPPRRPWASRVLQEATNWRAGPPAEARAREQEKRKAASQEREAKETERKRRKAGGARRSPPGRPRPEPRNALRVAHSAGLPAPSRPERLGSVGRPPRPSAQPQSNPGAAWAGPWGGRRPGPPSYEAHLLLRGAAGMAPRRRWDRPPPYVAPPSYEGPHRTLGTKRGPEPSQARSSSTCAPTRTEGGCAKKRLDPRIYRDVLGAWGLRQGRGLLGGSPGCGTDRPRLESGKGPAEKSLRLAAAGLKSGSDGHPQAKAAGSPGTVPAGSATATPSPPRPTPRSRPHPRGSGEGREGRDQTWLPKRWVPSIKKQPPRHSQTLPRPWAPGGTGWIESLGHRGEAGPETLEGWKATRRPHTLPRSSRGPARGEGVFVIDATCVVIRSQYVPTPRTQHVQLLPAGVPRLVGNAPSQPKPNKEEGEGAAVLPSPCRKLPLSSRPSLQPSEGRGLEAERGKPADSSLEERASRILGLPVGEVNLQDPPTQPGSPEHSALGPAASRGARGAEGSEKVASGTRRAGRGWARAPGPYAGALREAVSRIRRHTAPDSDSDEAAELSVHSSSSDASDTEASGASWRKERTGPPEGGKTAELSGNAREIES, from the exons atgATGGAAAGGACAGATGTCGCCTTATGTCACATTCCATCGTGTCTAGGGAGGAGGCAAGGACTTTTAAAGCCTTGGGGCTCTGGTGGGACCTGGGTAGAAGGAACCATCTTCAAGCAAGAGCCATCCCACCGGTATAGCTG TCGCCGCGCCCCTCCTCGACAGCTCATGGACTTCCAGGCCAGCCACTGGCTCCGCGGGCCCCAGAGCCGCAC GTGTGGGCCGCGCCCGGGATCCCCTGAGCCGCCGCCCCGCCGGCCCTGGGCCTCCAGGGTGCTGCAGGAGGCGACCAACTGGCGGGCGGGGCCCCCGGCCGAGGCCCGAGCCCGGgagcaagagaaaaggaaagcgGCGTCGCAGGAGCGGGAGGCCAAGGAGACCGAGCGAAAAAGGCGCAAGGCTGGTGGGGCCCGAAGGAGTCCCCCTGGTCGGCCCCGCCCGGAGCCTCGGAACGCCCTTCGGGTGGCCCACTCTGCAGGGCTCCCAGCTCCCTCAAGGCCCGAGCGCCTGGGGTCGGTGGGGCGACCGCCCCGTCCATCTGCGCAGCCGCAGAGCAATCCTGGGGCGGCGTGGGCGGGGCCCTGGGGCGGTCGGCGGCCAGGGCCCCCCAGCTACGAGGCTCACCTGCTGCTGAGAGGCGCTGCGGGGATGGCCCCGCGACGCCGCTGGGACCGGCCGCCACCCTACGTGGCTCCACCTTCTTACGAGGGCCCCCACAGGACCCTGGGGACTAAGCGAGGCCCCGAGCCCTCGCAGGCGCGCTCCTCTTCAACCTGTGCGCCGACTAGGACAGAGGGAGGGTGCGCAAAGAAGAGGCTAGATCCTCGGATCTACCGGGACGTCCTAGGGGCCTGGGGTCTCCGTCAGGGGCGGGGTCTCTTGGGGGGATCCCCAGGCTGTGGAACAGACAGGCCAAGGCTGGAGTCCGGTAAGGGGCCCGCGGAGAAAAGCCTGAGGCTGGCTGCTGCTGGTCTGAAGAGTGGTAGCGACGGCCATCCCCAAGCTAAAGCCGCTGGGAGCCCAGGCACAGTTCCTGCGGGGTCTGCCACTGCCACCCCTAGCCCCCCGCGTCCCACTCCCAGGTCCAGACCCCATCCCAGAGGCTccggggaagggagggaaggtaGAGACCAGACCTGGCTCCCCAAACGCTGGGTTCCCTCCATTAAAAAGCAGCCGCCCCGGCATAGCCAGACCCTCCCCAGACCCTGGGCTCCAGGAGGCACGGGATGGATAGAGTCCCTGGGTCATAGAGGGGAGGCAGGACCCGAGACCTTAGAGGGTTGGAAGGCGACCCGACGCCCCCACACCCTGCCCCGAAGTTCCCGTGGCCCCGCTCGTGGGGAAGGCGTCTTTGTCATTGATGCCACTTGCGTTGTGATACGCTCCCAGTACGTCCCGACCCCTCGAACCCAGCATGTGCAGCTTTTGCCCGCCGGGGTGCCGCGCCTTGTAGGGAATGCCCCCAGCCAACCGAAACCCAAtaaagaggagggagagggggccGCGGTCCTTCCCTCCCCTTGCCGAAAGCTGCCATTGAGCAGTCGCCCTTCTCTCCAACCCAGTGAGGGACGCGGGCTCGAAGCTGAGCGCGGGAAGCCCGCGGACTCCTCACTGGAGGAGCGCGCCTCCCGCATCTTGGGGCTCCCGGTTGGCGAAGTAAACCTACAGGATCCCCCCACGCAGCCAGGTAGCCCAGAGCACTCAGCCTTAGGCCCAGCGGCTTCGCGGGGAGCGCGCGGTGCCGAGGGATCGGAGAAAGTGGCGTCCGGCACGCGGCGCGCAGGCCGGGGCTGGGCGCGAGCCCCTGGACCCTATGCCGGGGCCCTGCGGGAAGCCGTGTCCCGCATCCGCCGCCACACCGCCCCGGACTCCGACTCAGACGAAGCTGCGGAGCTCAGCGTCCATAGCAGCTCTTCTGATGCGAGCGACACAGAAGCCTCGGGCGCCTCCTGGCGGAAAGAGCGGACCGGGCCCCCGGAAGGCGGAAAGACGGCGGAGCTGAGCGGCAATGCCCGAGAGATT gagagtTGA
- the DDN gene encoding dendrin isoform X4 — MLDGQLFSEGPDCPRELQDEESGSCLWVQKSKLLVIEVKTISCHYSRRAPPRQLMDFQASHWLRGPQSRTCGPRPGSPEPPPRRPWASRVLQEATNWRAGPPAEARAREQEKRKAASQEREAKETERKRRKAGGARRSPPGRPRPEPRNALRVAHSAGLPAPSRPERLGSVGRPPRPSAQPQSNPGAAWAGPWGGRRPGPPSYEAHLLLRGAAGMAPRRRWDRPPPYVAPPSYEGPHRTLGTKRGPEPSQARSSSTCAPTRTEGGCAKKRLDPRIYRDVLGAWGLRQGRGLLGGSPGCGTDRPRLESGKGPAEKSLRLAAAGLKSGSDGHPQAKAAGSPGTVPAGSATATPSPPRPTPRSRPHPRGSGEGREGRDQTWLPKRWVPSIKKQPPRHSQTLPRPWAPGGTGWIESLGHRGEAGPETLEGWKATRRPHTLPRSSRGPARGEGVFVIDATCVVIRSQYVPTPRTQHVQLLPAGVPRLVGNAPSQPKPNKEEGEGAAVLPSPCRKLPLSSRPSLQPSEGRGLEAERGKPADSSLEERASRILGLPVGEVNLQDPPTQPGSPEHSALGPAASRGARGAEGSEKVASGTRRAGRGWARAPGPYAGALREAVSRIRRHTAPDSDSDEAAELSVHSSSSDASDTEASGASWRKERTGPPEGGKTAELSGNAREIES, encoded by the exons atgCTGGATGGCCAGCTCTTCTCCGAGGGGCCCGATTGCCCCCGGGAGCTCCAGGATGAGGAGTCTGGCAGCTGCCTCTGGGTGCAGAAATCCAAGCTGCTGGTGATCGAAGTGAAGACTATTTCCTGTCATTATAGTCGCCGCGCCCCTCCTCGACAGCTCATGGACTTCCAGGCCAGCCACTGGCTCCGCGGGCCCCAGAGCCGCAC GTGTGGGCCGCGCCCGGGATCCCCTGAGCCGCCGCCCCGCCGGCCCTGGGCCTCCAGGGTGCTGCAGGAGGCGACCAACTGGCGGGCGGGGCCCCCGGCCGAGGCCCGAGCCCGGgagcaagagaaaaggaaagcgGCGTCGCAGGAGCGGGAGGCCAAGGAGACCGAGCGAAAAAGGCGCAAGGCTGGTGGGGCCCGAAGGAGTCCCCCTGGTCGGCCCCGCCCGGAGCCTCGGAACGCCCTTCGGGTGGCCCACTCTGCAGGGCTCCCAGCTCCCTCAAGGCCCGAGCGCCTGGGGTCGGTGGGGCGACCGCCCCGTCCATCTGCGCAGCCGCAGAGCAATCCTGGGGCGGCGTGGGCGGGGCCCTGGGGCGGTCGGCGGCCAGGGCCCCCCAGCTACGAGGCTCACCTGCTGCTGAGAGGCGCTGCGGGGATGGCCCCGCGACGCCGCTGGGACCGGCCGCCACCCTACGTGGCTCCACCTTCTTACGAGGGCCCCCACAGGACCCTGGGGACTAAGCGAGGCCCCGAGCCCTCGCAGGCGCGCTCCTCTTCAACCTGTGCGCCGACTAGGACAGAGGGAGGGTGCGCAAAGAAGAGGCTAGATCCTCGGATCTACCGGGACGTCCTAGGGGCCTGGGGTCTCCGTCAGGGGCGGGGTCTCTTGGGGGGATCCCCAGGCTGTGGAACAGACAGGCCAAGGCTGGAGTCCGGTAAGGGGCCCGCGGAGAAAAGCCTGAGGCTGGCTGCTGCTGGTCTGAAGAGTGGTAGCGACGGCCATCCCCAAGCTAAAGCCGCTGGGAGCCCAGGCACAGTTCCTGCGGGGTCTGCCACTGCCACCCCTAGCCCCCCGCGTCCCACTCCCAGGTCCAGACCCCATCCCAGAGGCTccggggaagggagggaaggtaGAGACCAGACCTGGCTCCCCAAACGCTGGGTTCCCTCCATTAAAAAGCAGCCGCCCCGGCATAGCCAGACCCTCCCCAGACCCTGGGCTCCAGGAGGCACGGGATGGATAGAGTCCCTGGGTCATAGAGGGGAGGCAGGACCCGAGACCTTAGAGGGTTGGAAGGCGACCCGACGCCCCCACACCCTGCCCCGAAGTTCCCGTGGCCCCGCTCGTGGGGAAGGCGTCTTTGTCATTGATGCCACTTGCGTTGTGATACGCTCCCAGTACGTCCCGACCCCTCGAACCCAGCATGTGCAGCTTTTGCCCGCCGGGGTGCCGCGCCTTGTAGGGAATGCCCCCAGCCAACCGAAACCCAAtaaagaggagggagagggggccGCGGTCCTTCCCTCCCCTTGCCGAAAGCTGCCATTGAGCAGTCGCCCTTCTCTCCAACCCAGTGAGGGACGCGGGCTCGAAGCTGAGCGCGGGAAGCCCGCGGACTCCTCACTGGAGGAGCGCGCCTCCCGCATCTTGGGGCTCCCGGTTGGCGAAGTAAACCTACAGGATCCCCCCACGCAGCCAGGTAGCCCAGAGCACTCAGCCTTAGGCCCAGCGGCTTCGCGGGGAGCGCGCGGTGCCGAGGGATCGGAGAAAGTGGCGTCCGGCACGCGGCGCGCAGGCCGGGGCTGGGCGCGAGCCCCTGGACCCTATGCCGGGGCCCTGCGGGAAGCCGTGTCCCGCATCCGCCGCCACACCGCCCCGGACTCCGACTCAGACGAAGCTGCGGAGCTCAGCGTCCATAGCAGCTCTTCTGATGCGAGCGACACAGAAGCCTCGGGCGCCTCCTGGCGGAAAGAGCGGACCGGGCCCCCGGAAGGCGGAAAGACGGCGGAGCTGAGCGGCAATGCCCGAGAGATT gagagtTGA
- the DDN gene encoding dendrin isoform X1, with product MMERTDVALCHIPSCLGRRQGLLKPWGSGGTWVEGTIFKQEPSHRYSCRRAPPRQLMDFQASHWLRGPQSRTCGPRPGSPEPPPRRPWASRVLQEATNWRAGPPAEARAREQEKRKAASQEREAKETERKRRKAGGARRSPPGRPRPEPRNALRVAHSAGLPAPSRPERLGSVGRPPRPSAQPQSNPGAAWAGPWGGRRPGPPSYEAHLLLRGAAGMAPRRRWDRPPPYVAPPSYEGPHRTLGTKRGPEPSQARSSSTCAPTRTEGGCAKKRLDPRIYRDVLGAWGLRQGRGLLGGSPGCGTDRPRLESGKGPAEKSLRLAAAGLKSGSDGHPQAKAAGSPGTVPAGSATATPSPPRPTPRSRPHPRGSGEGREGRDQTWLPKRWVPSIKKQPPRHSQTLPRPWAPGGTGWIESLGHRGEAGPETLEGWKATRRPHTLPRSSRGPARGEGVFVIDATCVVIRSQYVPTPRTQHVQLLPAGVPRLVGNAPSQPKPNKEEGEGAAVLPSPCRKLPLSSRPSLQPSEGRGLEAERGKPADSSLEERASRILGLPVGEVNLQDPPTQPGSPEHSALGPAASRGARGAEGSEKVASGTRRAGRGWARAPGPYAGALREAVSRIRRHTAPDSDSDEAAELSVHSSSSDASDTEASGASWRKERTGPPEGGKTAELSGNAREIVGVISKTEEVLYGARDITGTPQGNREQQ from the exons atgATGGAAAGGACAGATGTCGCCTTATGTCACATTCCATCGTGTCTAGGGAGGAGGCAAGGACTTTTAAAGCCTTGGGGCTCTGGTGGGACCTGGGTAGAAGGAACCATCTTCAAGCAAGAGCCATCCCACCGGTATAGCTG TCGCCGCGCCCCTCCTCGACAGCTCATGGACTTCCAGGCCAGCCACTGGCTCCGCGGGCCCCAGAGCCGCAC GTGTGGGCCGCGCCCGGGATCCCCTGAGCCGCCGCCCCGCCGGCCCTGGGCCTCCAGGGTGCTGCAGGAGGCGACCAACTGGCGGGCGGGGCCCCCGGCCGAGGCCCGAGCCCGGgagcaagagaaaaggaaagcgGCGTCGCAGGAGCGGGAGGCCAAGGAGACCGAGCGAAAAAGGCGCAAGGCTGGTGGGGCCCGAAGGAGTCCCCCTGGTCGGCCCCGCCCGGAGCCTCGGAACGCCCTTCGGGTGGCCCACTCTGCAGGGCTCCCAGCTCCCTCAAGGCCCGAGCGCCTGGGGTCGGTGGGGCGACCGCCCCGTCCATCTGCGCAGCCGCAGAGCAATCCTGGGGCGGCGTGGGCGGGGCCCTGGGGCGGTCGGCGGCCAGGGCCCCCCAGCTACGAGGCTCACCTGCTGCTGAGAGGCGCTGCGGGGATGGCCCCGCGACGCCGCTGGGACCGGCCGCCACCCTACGTGGCTCCACCTTCTTACGAGGGCCCCCACAGGACCCTGGGGACTAAGCGAGGCCCCGAGCCCTCGCAGGCGCGCTCCTCTTCAACCTGTGCGCCGACTAGGACAGAGGGAGGGTGCGCAAAGAAGAGGCTAGATCCTCGGATCTACCGGGACGTCCTAGGGGCCTGGGGTCTCCGTCAGGGGCGGGGTCTCTTGGGGGGATCCCCAGGCTGTGGAACAGACAGGCCAAGGCTGGAGTCCGGTAAGGGGCCCGCGGAGAAAAGCCTGAGGCTGGCTGCTGCTGGTCTGAAGAGTGGTAGCGACGGCCATCCCCAAGCTAAAGCCGCTGGGAGCCCAGGCACAGTTCCTGCGGGGTCTGCCACTGCCACCCCTAGCCCCCCGCGTCCCACTCCCAGGTCCAGACCCCATCCCAGAGGCTccggggaagggagggaaggtaGAGACCAGACCTGGCTCCCCAAACGCTGGGTTCCCTCCATTAAAAAGCAGCCGCCCCGGCATAGCCAGACCCTCCCCAGACCCTGGGCTCCAGGAGGCACGGGATGGATAGAGTCCCTGGGTCATAGAGGGGAGGCAGGACCCGAGACCTTAGAGGGTTGGAAGGCGACCCGACGCCCCCACACCCTGCCCCGAAGTTCCCGTGGCCCCGCTCGTGGGGAAGGCGTCTTTGTCATTGATGCCACTTGCGTTGTGATACGCTCCCAGTACGTCCCGACCCCTCGAACCCAGCATGTGCAGCTTTTGCCCGCCGGGGTGCCGCGCCTTGTAGGGAATGCCCCCAGCCAACCGAAACCCAAtaaagaggagggagagggggccGCGGTCCTTCCCTCCCCTTGCCGAAAGCTGCCATTGAGCAGTCGCCCTTCTCTCCAACCCAGTGAGGGACGCGGGCTCGAAGCTGAGCGCGGGAAGCCCGCGGACTCCTCACTGGAGGAGCGCGCCTCCCGCATCTTGGGGCTCCCGGTTGGCGAAGTAAACCTACAGGATCCCCCCACGCAGCCAGGTAGCCCAGAGCACTCAGCCTTAGGCCCAGCGGCTTCGCGGGGAGCGCGCGGTGCCGAGGGATCGGAGAAAGTGGCGTCCGGCACGCGGCGCGCAGGCCGGGGCTGGGCGCGAGCCCCTGGACCCTATGCCGGGGCCCTGCGGGAAGCCGTGTCCCGCATCCGCCGCCACACCGCCCCGGACTCCGACTCAGACGAAGCTGCGGAGCTCAGCGTCCATAGCAGCTCTTCTGATGCGAGCGACACAGAAGCCTCGGGCGCCTCCTGGCGGAAAGAGCGGACCGGGCCCCCGGAAGGCGGAAAGACGGCGGAGCTGAGCGGCAATGCCCGAGAGATTGTAGGTGTCATCAGCAAAACCGAGGAGGTCCTCTACGGGGCGAGGGACATTACGGGGACTCCACAGGGAAATAGGGAGCAACAGTGA